GTTCAATGCCCATAAGTCTTGTAAGAACGGAGCATATTTTACTAAACTCCGTCCTGAAAAGATGTGGTATCAATTCATTTTGCTTCATTCTTAAGAATGTATTTAAGTAATAATCAGAACCCTGTTTACTTAATGTGTTCCATCATCTTTGGCAATTTTGCGGACCTCAATGCTATTGCCTTCTCCCTGCAATACCGGACTGCCCTTTGCGAATTCAACAGCTTCTTCAATTGAAGCAGCTTTAATTACTATGATACCTCCGATTGTTTCTTTGATATCTCCAAACGGGCCATTGGTAACGACCTTTCCTTTATCGCTTGCAGTTATCACACGTGCATTGTCAAATGGCAGACCGGTACCGCTTACAAATTTGTTTTGAGCTGAAATGCTCCCGATCCAGTCCATTGTTTGCTGCATCCATATCTGAATTTGCTCTGGGGAAGCAACTTTTTTGCCATCCTCATGTCTCATAATCAATGCGTATTGTTCCATGTTTTTAATTTTTAAGATGAAGTTGAATGTTGGTTTCAACTATATGACAATTGACCTTACCCGGATTGGACAAGTTTGAGGAAAATATTAAAAAATTTTGAAAAATAATTTCCATAAGGGGATTATAGTCTTGTACATCAGCGGAATATTTTGATGGATAAAAACTACTTCCCAGATAGTTTTATTTGAGCGTCTTCTCTTGAATTGACGAAATTAATGTTGCCCAGTTTATTGCTTTCATACATGAAGTCTTTCAGACTTTTACTTGGGTACGCTGTAAAATCTCCTATGATAGCCAGTTTGATTCTATAGTTTGAAAACTTCTGCAATATCTCTCCGGCCAACCCTGAACTCAGATCAAAAAATGTTGAGGTAATATTTTTCTCATAAAGCATGATACCATCAAACCCTTAGTAATAAAGATCGGCAAGCTGATCCAACGCATCCTGTGGGTTGGTAATAAGGATTGACTCAGATAAAACTTCAGCCAATTGTATATCATTTATCGTCTGAGATTCAATCTTCATATGTATATTTTTTAAGATGATAAATTATCAGTATTTAATAAAGCACAATTTACATTATTCCGATTACATTATTGGAAACCTTCCTGATTTCTATAGCTCCCATTGGCCAGACTCTTTTGCGATATTGATCAATCGTTGCCCATATGCTGTCATACGACCTTCTTTAATAAGTTTTTCAGCTCTTTCTATGTTGGGTTTACTCCATTTGCTTCTTTTGGGATTGCGCGGCGTAAAAGTGAGGTAATAACTTTCATCATCTCTTTTTTTTGCCAGGCTGTCAATCCACCCAAAGCAGAGTGCTTCTTCGGTTGCTTCAATAATATTCACAGAAGGGACTTTGCTTTTTTTATGGTAAAGGATAAGCCAGACAGATTTTTCTGTCTGGCTGTTTTGCTCCAGCCAGTCTCGCCAGTCTTCTCTTGTTTTAGCATATATAGCCGGTTTGCCGTCTTTAAACTCCATAGTCTTACTTATTTGACTTTTCAAGTATTTCCAGATAGTGCATATTAGTCATAATGCCAAGGATGTTTCCAAATGGATCGGTAACAGAAGCTGTCACAAATCTTCCAGCACCCTGACTATGATCTGTAATTGGTTGATAAGGCGTTGATCCCAGGGAGATCAATCTGTCAAGAGTCTCCTGTAGATTATCGACATGCCAGTATGCAATTGCGCCAGCTGGTTTTTCTGTTGCACCAGCGGGAGCATATTTACTATCAATGATGCCCAATTCATGCTGGTAGTCTCCTAGACGAAACTCTGCATACCCGGGAACATTGAAATAAGGCTCTATTCCTAAAAAGTCACTATACCATTTCTTGGCAGCTTCATGGTCTGCTGCGTAAAAACTAATTGTTGCTAAACCTCTAAGTATGTGTGTGTTTTTCATTTTATTCCTGCTCTTAAATTGATGATGTATCAAAATTAATTGACGCGTGTGACAGCAGTATGTCAGTAGTTTGTTGTTATTTTTAAAATTACTGCAGAGAGGTGATTTTGTTGTAGAGACGCCATGCTGGCGTCTCCAAGCGTTCAATACCAATACCAATGTACCTTTCCAGTTTAACAAACATTAACGATTGTGTGAATGCATTTTTGCATTTCAATTAATGTGCCTATTGAAATGAATAGGGTTGTTGTAATTGCCAAGGAGACGCCAGACATGGCGTCTCTACGAGCCCCAAAATCCATTCTGGTTGGAAATTAAACCTTCCCCAGACTCCAAAAAAAGAAATCTCTTTCCCTAAAATCTGACTATCTATGACTTCCCTTAAAAATATTTTAAGTTTATTAAGATGTTGAATTTTAGTTGTTTGATGTGTTTTAGGCTAGTTTTTCTCCTTCCGGAGGCACTTCCTGATGCTCCGGGAGTGCTCCCCGTTCATCCGCGCTTACTCCCCGAAGCTCCGTGAGTAAGCACGGAGCTTCGGAGAGTAAGCACAATAGTTGGACGCTTACTCACGGAACATTGGGAAGCCCCACGGAAGTTGGGGAAGCATTTCCGGGAGTCCCGGGAGGGCTTCAGGAGGTCTCGGGAACACTTCCGGAACTCCCGGGCTTAAGCACAGAAGTTTGAGGAGTAAGCACGGAAACTCCATGCTTAAGTTTCTATGTCTCGCGCTTAAGCTCCGAAGTCCCATGCTTAAGCCCCTAAGACGATTGAGTATGCTGGAATGATCTGGATGTATTTTCGGATGAACCGAACTTAAGGGTTAGGAGGAACGGAGTAAGGATAAATGAAATCAGTTTTAAGAGGATAAGTTTACAATATAAAGAAGTGGCAAAAAAAAGAGAGGCACTCGCCTCTCTTTAATATTTTTTCTTATATCCTTTAAGAATTTATAGCAGGACTTTTAGTCTTTTATACACCTGCAGCTTTTGCCATCAAATTTTCTCCTTACTCCATCATCCAAATCAGATGAAGAACCCCAGAGTATAAAATAGTAAGCAGCATCGCTGTCATATTCTGATGAGCTCCAGAAAAAGGCTGCTGTTCCAAAGGCTCGGTAAAACAATTCTGTAGAACTGGCATCATTTACTTCACCTGCAGGAAGGGCAGAAAAACCACTCAGGTTTGTGGCTCCCTCATTAGGCTCCTTCCAGTATAATAATGATTTCATTGCACCGCCTGAAGTGCCTAAATTATTTTCAACAATAGATCTTAATGAAAACCATTCTTCTGACTTTGGAACGTGCCATCCGCTGGGGCAAAGGCCATTTGAATTATTTACAGCATACCAATTGTAGAATAGTCCATAAATATTTTTGTTGGCAGCATCTTTATCCGGGTAGGTATAGGCTCCGGTTTTGTCTGCAAGCCAATCAGTACCTGAAAGGCCTGATCGGATTGGGCTCCCATTATTATATTTAGTTGATGCCAGATTTTCAGCAAACCATGTTTTGCTACCTATCTTAACGGTTTTGTAATAGCGCTCCTGATAGAGGATTGAATCGATCTGACCGAATAATGCATCCTCACCTTTTCCTTTCGTGAAAAAGTATGTATGCCCTTCATTATCGCTTACTCTTATTTTATTTTGCTCCGCAATATGAAGGTCTCCGTAACCAGGCATGCCTCTATAACCTATTAGTCCAATATGTGAGTAGGTAGAACTATGAACCATTGTTGAAGCCCATGAAAGTTTGCTCATTACAGAAGGTCCGATTTCAACCTTCAGGGTATATTTGTTTGCTTTTGTAGTAGCATCTATGAAATTAGCGCTTCCCAGCTTGTCCTGATAAATATATCCGGCAGACCTTCCTGAAGAATAGTTTCTAGCAATGTCGGAATAATGAGTTTTCGAATAGATCACATCGCTTGGTGTTTCCGGAATCGTCATGTTTATTTTTTCACCTCTGCCATTGCTTTCACATTTCCAGTCTCCTGAGAAATTATAAAAAACATAGCAGCCATACCATGATCCGACATAGTTATTGTCAATAGGTCTGAATCGGCCTCTTCCCGGACTTACTGCAGTGATATTTGAAGAGCCGCTTATTACACCTCCTGGTTCTGTTTCTACCTGTACTGCATCTTCAAAAGAAGTAAGCAGGTTTACTACATACTTCCCGTCTGACTGAAGTGTTCTTACTCCGATAAACTTTAAACCTGTTAGTGGCCTGGATACTGCTCCAGGTAAAGTAAAATATTCCGGGTAGCTTCCCCAATCCAGAGAGATATGCATAACTCTTGGTTCTTCTACTGAAGTTCTCTGTTTGGGAGATACATCAGAGAATGGTAATGCGGATATGTTTTTATAGAATAGAATGGTTGCAGATCCAAATAACAGCTGATCATTTGATATAGCTGTAGCCCTGTAAAATCCTTCATCCAGTTTTATCGAAGTGCCGGGTTCCCATTCATAATCCTTGTTCTGATTAGAGAATATCACTTTAAAGTTACCAGTCACTGCTTTTCCAAGGCGATTTAATAAGGATGGAGTAAAGATGATATTTTCATCTAGATTAAAAATTAATATTGGCTTGGAGAAGCTAACCAGATAAGGTTGATTTAAATCAGGAAGGTTTTCACTTTGGATATTTACTTCGATTGTAACATCAGGTCCTTTATTGTTGCTACCGGTAATAATGCAGCTTCCATTTGCGACAGCAGAAATTTTCCCATCTGAAACAATTGCAACAGAAGGATCGGAGCTTGAATAAACAATATCTGTAGTTTCAGTGCCTGAAATGCTTTTGGTATTTATATCTGCAGATTCACCAGGTGCCATCAGAAGTTTTTCAGCATTAGAATATATAAGGGCAACAGTGGAATCCAGTTTGATTTCTTTAACCTTTGTTTCGGTAGTATTGATATTTGTTCCAGGTTCAACTTTCCCGTCTTTTTTGTTGCATTGCGCAAAAACTAAAACGATGAGAATAAAGTGTAAGTAAAATTTTTTCATTTAAAAATGTTGTAAAGTTTTGACTTTAAGTAAAATGGATAGGTTTGATGGAGTATTTAAATGCCTCTATAGTTAATTATTACTATGAAATTAGGGATAAAAGAAAAAACTGGAAATACCCGCCAATGAGTATTTTTAAGAGGCTTCGCTCAATTTTACTATAAGATAGATGAGCAATAATAACTAATCGATTTGTGTTTTTGGTTTTATTGATGATTATATGCGAAAAAGGTAGATTTTTTTGAATCATATATTCTAGGATTTATGAGTTTTACTTTCTAACAGCTGAATTAGTTCGAAGGTTGAGGGGAAATAGATACCGTTTAAACAACAAAATTTAATATTATTGCCTCAGTATATAAATTGGTATTCATGATTTATTATAAAGACATCAGGTGAGAAGGATCAGAATCACTTTATTCGTTATTCTTGGAGTGTTTATTTTAGTTTTATTGACACTGTTGCATCCTTATTTTAACGGGAAAAACAGACTTTTATCTTATTACCATCATCTTGTATGGGGAGATGTTTTAAAAGTGACAGTGAGCCCGTCTTTAAATATTAAAGAGGTAATGATTGTTTTCAAAGATGAGTATCAACTATTGAAGGAGAGACGGCCAAATGAATATTATCGCTCAAGGTTTCGATTAAGTTACAAGCCAATTAATAAGGTAATTTATGTAAATGGAATGCAAGTGAGCGAAATTCCATATGAATATGGTAAGCAGATTCTCCAAGTGATTTATGATGGAAATATAGTGGGCGAATTATGGCATTGGCAAACAAATGGATATCATTCCCATCGCTACTTTATTGATTTAAGATTAGAAAATGGAGTTGTAAAATATGAAGGATATATTGAAGGTCCAGATGCCGAATTCTAATGGTAGTGACTTAAATTAAGTTTGATTTCTCCTGGTGAATTTGCGAACATATGTTAAAGTCTAAAACCTTAGGAAGGACATTTATTATCGTAGGTGTCGTTTATTTATTCAGAAGAGTAACTGGTCATTACAGTTGTTTTGGTGGTTATGTAGATAATTCAAAAGAGATTATTGCAATTAGCTTTGTTCTTCTATTGTCAGGAATTGTGATGTTAGTATTGAAGAGTAAAGCTATTGAGAAGTAATATTGATTGCAATTGGATATATGCTAGTATGGTGTAGGAAAAGGAAGATAACAAAAAAAACAATTTCTTTTATTTAACTTTTATTACCCCATTCCTATACAAGTCCAGCGCTTGTTTCAGAATAAGTTGAATTTTTTTTATGGGTAAATTTTTCTTTGGGTTGACTCTAAAGATCTTCATTCTCGATCTATTGCCAGCTTCTAATTCAGGGTGGTCAAGATGTTTTCCTTCAACCATCAGAATATATGGCTCGTTCGTCTTTTTATCTGTCCAAAGGTAACAGAACATCTTCTTCTTATAGGTAAAGCAGGGCATTCCATACTTCCTGGTTTCAGCGACCTCTTTATCCTGTTCGAGAATAATACTTCGCAAGGCAAGCAGACAACTTTTGTTTGGCTCATCCTGCTTTAAATAGAAGGTGTCGAGATCTTGGAGCATAGAATAATGGTTTGTTTAAACTAAGGGGTTTATGCGCATAGCGTAAAGCTGTTTATCTGATTTCCTTGATTATTTCATCATAGTATTAATAGATAGTTTTATTCTTTTATCTTATCTGTTTATTTAAAAGTTGGGTTATTTTGTTACCCAGTAAAAGCGCTTCATTAGAGTCGGAATTATTCATTTGAAAATTTAAGATGGGCATTTCTTTATCTGTCATTATTAAATAATGGGTTATACTTATATAAGTTGAAGATGTCGGAGCGGTTGCTCTGCTGATTCTTATTCTATCATTGCGCATCGTGATTTTCATGTTAGGGTCAACAGTTACAGTGGAGTTTCTGAGATTATAGCGAAAGATAATTTTACCATCTATTATTTTAACACGGTCATTAGCCTGCCTGATTATTGTCAGAATTGATAAAATCAGGAAAGCTGTTCCAATTATCGAGCACAGAACTCTGGATGTAGTATCTGAGATCGTGGTGAAAGAAATCAGGAGAAGAAATAATCCGCCGAGTAGAAAAATTACCACTCCCCAAAGTGATTTGTCTTTTAGACTCAATTTCTGCCCTATAAAAACCATATCCGAAGCAACGATTATTTTGAGATTTGCCCGATTCGCAATTTTCAGGATGTTGTTATCTAGTGTCATTTAAACCTTATGTTTTGTTCTCCAGAAATTATAGAAATGCTTAGCTCCTAAAGCTCACTAATACTGCCTCCCATTTCTCTCAGGTGCCTTTAAGTCAATCCAGAAAATATGGACAGCCTCTTTATCATCACTAGTACCGTTTTTATTTGCATCTAGTTTGGCAAAGACATACATATAGTCATTTGCGGGATCATATTCCGACTTCACAACAGAGTAATTAACAGGAATCAATGGCTTTTTATTCTGTGCATCGATGTCGAAGTAATAGAGACGTCTCAGATCCTTCATGTTAATCGATCCGTCTTTATTGGTATCTTCGTTGTAAACAGAAACCAAATAATAGTTTCTGTTTACCGGTTTATGATTTAATGTGTCTTTAGAAAAAGAAGGGTAATAAAAAGTTTTTATCAATACAGGCTTCTCAAAGAAGTTTTTTTGAGTTTGGGTTTCTGTGTTGTAATGAGATATGTTAACCAGATTATATCCATGCACAGCTTGTAATCCGGGCATAAAATTGTAATTCCATTGGTTACCGTTTGTTCTGCCGATTTCCTTGTCATTGCCATATAATTCATTTTCTCCAATGAAACTTGTCTGATCTTCTCTATAGTTTACCTTGTAAATTGTTGAGATCCGGTATTTAGGAATTCCCGTTAAAAGCACGTTGCTTGGTCTGGTTTCAAAGAGAAGAGAGTCTTTCGAAAATCCATCAATATTATTAGTTTCTTCTGTTGTAGTGGACTCCTGTGAAGCTACTCTGAATCCTTTTTCCTCAAGCTTGTCTGAAGTGCAGGCAGCTAATACTATGAAAGCAGTTAAAAATGAAATAGACTTTAAAAAGTTCATGATGAATTACTGTTTAATTTTTGGGCTCAAAAAAATAGAATATATTTTTATTTATACATCTAAGATAATAGAATCAAATGACATTATATAAATCTGAAATATTATGCTCTTGAGTATAATTAGAGGCTTTTTCCTTCGAATAAAACAAAAAGAGTCTGCCCCAGATAGGAAGCAGACTCTTTTTGTTGTTTCTCGTTTTCCTTCAGATAAAGAATTGGAAACAAGGTATTTTTAGAACAAGCCCAGGATATTATCCCAAAGTTTTGTATAGTTAGTATTAACGAAAGTTCTTATGCTAAGTCCAATGATCAGCAATGAAACTGTAATCATGATCGGCTTACGTTTTACTCTCGATACAAGGAATGCTGCAAAAGGAGAAGCGATGATACCACCGATCACAAGTCCTATAATTGTTTGCCATCCTGATATACCTGCAAAGATCAGGAATGTACCGGCACCTGCAAGAGCAATAAAGAACTCAGCAAGGTTTACAGATCCGATTGTATAGTTAGCGGTTCTTCCTCTGCTTAAAAGTGTTGAAGTAACTATCGGTCCCCAGCCACCGCCACCAACGGCATCCATAAATCCTCCAAATCCAGCCAACCAGCCGAGGTTTTTAGTTTTCTTTTTAACCTGTGTTTTACGAAATGCCTTTCTCAAAATAATAACACCCAGTATTAGAAGATAAACAGAGATGAATGGTTTTATAATATCACCATTGATGACATCAGATAACAGGTAAGCTCCAAGAACAGCACCAAGCATTCCTGGTATTAGAAGGTATTTGAATAATTTTTTATTTACGTTTCCGAATTTTAAGTGTGAAACTCCTGAAGCACCAGTTGTAAAAATTTCGGCTACGTGCACACTAGCACTTGCTACAGAAGGAGGTACGCCAAGGCTTAGAAGAAAAGAGCTGCAGGTTGCCCCATAAGCCATACCTAAAGCACCGTCAACCATCTGAGCTGCCAAACCTACAAGTATGAAATCTATCAGATTGACGTTAAAAATGCTCTCAATGAACAGTGTTATTGGTTGAAGCAATTCTGGCTGAGAGACTATTATATTGTATGAAATAAGGAAGGCCACTACCACAAATGCAAGCGTACCACCTACAATCCAGCGTATTTTAGGACTCTTTGCGTTAAATTCATTGATTTTATCAATGAGTTGTTCATTCACCTCAAGGTCAGCTCCGGCGTTCTCGAGCTGCTCAATTTCGGTTTCGATTTTATTCAGCTCTTGATCTTGTGTTTTATCTTTATCAGCATCTTCTGCAGGCAAGAATGTCGAATTTGTTTCCATGGGTTTATTGTTTTTTTTGGTGGTTCTAATTTTGTCACTCTTGAAATTCCCTTTTGAGGAGTATTCCATATTACAAATATAGCAAAAGTTTTGATGAAATATGTAAACTCTATAGAATTAATATAGAATTAATTTATAAGTACTGCATATTGTTTTCATTTTTGAAAACTTTCAGGATTGGATGCCAATTGATGGTTGTTTAATGTTTGATAAACAGGTTTTTGTGTGTGTTAAGCCAAAAACCTGTTAAGGATATCTTTTTACAATTTCGTTTGATTGATCGTCCTCCTGATAAATTTTTCATTCATCATTGCACTTTTGGAGAAGGAAAAAATGTGTTTTGCAAAAAAGGCAAGCATTCTGTTTTCTTTTCCAGGAACAATAGAAAGCTGTTTGCCGAATTTTTCAATTGCCTCCATTGCTACTTCATCTGAACTCATGATTTTCACCTTTGATTTGGTCCAGTCAATTCCAGTTTTATCAGACATTGGAGTTTGGGTAACACCAGGAGAGAGGACTGAAACAGTTATACCTCTTGCTTTTAATTCCGCATGCAAGGATAAACCAAAATTTAAAATATACGATTTGGATGCTGCGTAATTGGCAAAATATGGACTTGGCATATGTCCTATTACGCTGGATATCAGTAAAATACCTCCTCGTCCTATGTTAACCATTCTTTGGCTGAAAATATGAGAAAGTGTCATGGTTGAAATTACATTCAGCTGCAATAGGCTGAGCTCCTTCTGAAAATCATTTTTAGGAAAAAATCCATTGTTTTCAAGCCCGGCTGAATGCACCAAAAGACCAATTTCAAACGCTTTGGTTTGATTTTCAATGGCTATAATATCTTCATGTTTCCTTAGGTCCGCAACTATTGTTTTAATATGAACTCCTGTGGATTTTTTAATCTCATTTGCAGTTTGGGTTAATGCTTCTGCGCCTCTGGCTACCAAAATGAGATTCAATCCTTTTCTTGCAACTTCGAATGCAATTGACTTTCCGATACCGGAACTGCCTCCGGTAATTAAAGCCCAGTCACCATAAAGATCTTTGAATGTTAGTGATTTCTTCATTTCTTTAATATAGAATTTGGTTTTACTTTCGTTTTGCAAGTAAAATTAAATTACTTTTAAAATGCAAGTGAAATACTGGAAATATGGATTATAAATTCAGATCCAACTGTCCGATCAGTTCAGTTTTGGACATAATTGGTGATAAATGGTCGTTGTTGATTCTCAGAGATTTGATGTTTGCGGGGAAGAAAACATTTGGAGAATTTTCCTCTTCAACAGAAAAAATTGCCACTAACATACTTACCGACCGACTGCAAACATTGGAACAAACGGGACTGATAACCAAGGGGAAACTGCCCGATAATAAAAAGACCAATATCTATAAGCTTACTGAAAAAGGAATAGATTTCCTGCCCATTCTGGTAGAAGTAATGTTATGGAGCAATAAGCACCTGAATGACCATGTTTCAGAAGAAAATCAAAAGGTGGCTGCAATGATTCAAAAAGATAAAGAGGCTTTTATTAAAGGTATGCGGTCACGCCTTGCCAGTAGCTGATATATTCCCAATCCAATTTGGTCTTTAATGATCTTCTTGTATTAAGTCCTCATCTTCCTGGTAATTGTATCCAATGCCAGCTTAAATAGTCGTATATTTAAAGTTCGAAAATTATCTATAATGTCTTTCAATTCTCTTGGTTTATCTCTGTCTTTAGTAAAAGCCATTGAACAACAGTACAAAACGGCCTATCCTATTCAACAACAAGCTATCCCCATAATTTTACAAGGAAAGGATGTTTTGGGAATAGCACAGACAGGCTCAGGTAAAACAGCAAGTTTTGTATTGCCTGTTTTAGATCTTTTGCAAAAGAAAATTCCTTCAAGAAATAGGTATATTAAAGTGCTGACTCTGGTGCCAACAAGAGAACTTGCAGTGCAGGTTGCAGAAGTATTTCAGCAGTTCAGTTCAGGTCTTCCTGAGAAAATAAAGACCTTGGCTGTTTACGGCGGAGTTTCTATAAATCCTCAGATGATGGCTATGAGTGGCACAGATATTCTTGTTGCAACTCCTGGTCGTTTGCTTGAGCTCATTGATAACAATGCTGTATTTCTATCCGATGTCAGAATATTGATTCTTGATGAAGCTGATAAAATGCTGAACCTGGGCTTTGAACAAGAAATGGATAAAGTATTTAAACTTCTTCCAAAGCAGCGTCAGACAATACTTTTTTCAGCAACATTAGGAGAGGCTGTTAATTCTATCAAGGAAAATCTGCTTAAGGACCCTGTTAGTATTGAAATTAAAAAAGATGAACAATCCGTAGAGCTTATAAAGCAATCGGCCTATCATGTTCATCCGGATAGGAAAGGAGTGTTGTTAAGATATCTTATAAAAAACCACAATATGCAACAGGTTCTGGTTTTCGTTTCTTCCAAAAAACGAGCAGATAATGTTGCTGTCAAGCTAAATAAAAATGGCATTGAAGCAGCAGCTTTTCATGGAGATAAAAGTCAGGGAGGACGTATGGATGCATTGAAGAAATTTAAGACAGGAAAGCTAAGAGTGCTGGTTGCTACAGACCTTGCTGCCAGAGGTATCGACATTCAGTTTCTTCCTTTTGTAATCAATTACGAGCTCCCGAGGTCACCAATAGATTACGTTCATCGAATAGGGAGGACGGGAAGAGCAGAATCTCCGGGGGAAGCCATTACTTTATTATGTGAAGAAGATAATCATCATTTTGGTGTCATTCAAAAAAAGATGAAGAAGCAGGTCCCCGTTATAGAAACCAATGATCTTGACCTTAAAGGTTATTGATGCCCCAATGGTTTTATCCATAAAGAATTTATTAAGAAATTAGAAATACCTTTACAGCATGTTTGAGATAGGAAAATTTAACAAATTAAGGGCTTTGAGGCTGACTCCCCCGGGAATGTTTTTGGGAAAAGACGGAGAAGAAGAGGTTGTTTTGCTGCCTCACAGATATATTCCTGCAGATCTGGTTGTGGATGGGGAAGTAGATGTTTTCATATAC
The Sporocytophaga myxococcoides DSM 11118 genome window above contains:
- a CDS encoding YciI family protein; the protein is MEQYALIMRHEDGKKVASPEQIQIWMQQTMDWIGSISAQNKFVSGTGLPFDNARVITASDKGKVVTNGPFGDIKETIGGIIVIKAASIEEAVEFAKGSPVLQGEGNSIEVRKIAKDDGTH
- a CDS encoding DUF4180 domain-containing protein, whose protein sequence is MLYEKNITSTFFDLSSGLAGEILQKFSNYRIKLAIIGDFTAYPSKSLKDFMYESNKLGNINFVNSREDAQIKLSGK
- a CDS encoding YdeI/OmpD-associated family protein, giving the protein MEFKDGKPAIYAKTREDWRDWLEQNSQTEKSVWLILYHKKSKVPSVNIIEATEEALCFGWIDSLAKKRDDESYYLTFTPRNPKRSKWSKPNIERAEKLIKEGRMTAYGQRLINIAKESGQWEL
- a CDS encoding VOC family protein — translated: MKNTHILRGLATISFYAADHEAAKKWYSDFLGIEPYFNVPGYAEFRLGDYQHELGIIDSKYAPAGATEKPAGAIAYWHVDNLQETLDRLISLGSTPYQPITDHSQGAGRFVTASVTDPFGNILGIMTNMHYLEILEKSNK
- a CDS encoding fibrobacter succinogenes major paralogous domain-containing protein, which gives rise to MKKFYLHFILIVLVFAQCNKKDGKVEPGTNINTTETKVKEIKLDSTVALIYSNAEKLLMAPGESADINTKSISGTETTDIVYSSSDPSVAIVSDGKISAVANGSCIITGSNNKGPDVTIEVNIQSENLPDLNQPYLVSFSKPILIFNLDENIIFTPSLLNRLGKAVTGNFKVIFSNQNKDYEWEPGTSIKLDEGFYRATAISNDQLLFGSATILFYKNISALPFSDVSPKQRTSVEEPRVMHISLDWGSYPEYFTLPGAVSRPLTGLKFIGVRTLQSDGKYVVNLLTSFEDAVQVETEPGGVISGSSNITAVSPGRGRFRPIDNNYVGSWYGCYVFYNFSGDWKCESNGRGEKINMTIPETPSDVIYSKTHYSDIARNYSSGRSAGYIYQDKLGSANFIDATTKANKYTLKVEIGPSVMSKLSWASTMVHSSTYSHIGLIGYRGMPGYGDLHIAEQNKIRVSDNEGHTYFFTKGKGEDALFGQIDSILYQERYYKTVKIGSKTWFAENLASTKYNNGSPIRSGLSGTDWLADKTGAYTYPDKDAANKNIYGLFYNWYAVNNSNGLCPSGWHVPKSEEWFSLRSIVENNLGTSGGAMKSLLYWKEPNEGATNLSGFSALPAGEVNDASSTELFYRAFGTAAFFWSSSEYDSDAAYYFILWGSSSDLDDGVRRKFDGKSCRCIKD
- a CDS encoding DUF1801 domain-containing protein; translation: MLQDLDTFYLKQDEPNKSCLLALRSIILEQDKEVAETRKYGMPCFTYKKKMFCYLWTDKKTNEPYILMVEGKHLDHPELEAGNRSRMKIFRVNPKKNLPIKKIQLILKQALDLYRNGVIKVK
- a CDS encoding sulfite exporter TauE/SafE family protein is translated as METNSTFLPAEDADKDKTQDQELNKIETEIEQLENAGADLEVNEQLIDKINEFNAKSPKIRWIVGGTLAFVVVAFLISYNIIVSQPELLQPITLFIESIFNVNLIDFILVGLAAQMVDGALGMAYGATCSSFLLSLGVPPSVASASVHVAEIFTTGASGVSHLKFGNVNKKLFKYLLIPGMLGAVLGAYLLSDVINGDIIKPFISVYLLILGVIILRKAFRKTQVKKKTKNLGWLAGFGGFMDAVGGGGWGPIVTSTLLSRGRTANYTIGSVNLAEFFIALAGAGTFLIFAGISGWQTIIGLVIGGIIASPFAAFLVSRVKRKPIMITVSLLIIGLSIRTFVNTNYTKLWDNILGLF
- a CDS encoding SDR family NAD(P)-dependent oxidoreductase, which produces MKKSLTFKDLYGDWALITGGSSGIGKSIAFEVARKGLNLILVARGAEALTQTANEIKKSTGVHIKTIVADLRKHEDIIAIENQTKAFEIGLLVHSAGLENNGFFPKNDFQKELSLLQLNVISTMTLSHIFSQRMVNIGRGGILLISSVIGHMPSPYFANYAASKSYILNFGLSLHAELKARGITVSVLSPGVTQTPMSDKTGIDWTKSKVKIMSSDEVAMEAIEKFGKQLSIVPGKENRMLAFFAKHIFSFSKSAMMNEKFIRRTINQTKL
- a CDS encoding winged helix-turn-helix transcriptional regulator is translated as MDYKFRSNCPISSVLDIIGDKWSLLILRDLMFAGKKTFGEFSSSTEKIATNILTDRLQTLEQTGLITKGKLPDNKKTNIYKLTEKGIDFLPILVEVMLWSNKHLNDHVSEENQKVAAMIQKDKEAFIKGMRSRLASS
- a CDS encoding DEAD/DEAH box helicase, whose protein sequence is MSFNSLGLSLSLVKAIEQQYKTAYPIQQQAIPIILQGKDVLGIAQTGSGKTASFVLPVLDLLQKKIPSRNRYIKVLTLVPTRELAVQVAEVFQQFSSGLPEKIKTLAVYGGVSINPQMMAMSGTDILVATPGRLLELIDNNAVFLSDVRILILDEADKMLNLGFEQEMDKVFKLLPKQRQTILFSATLGEAVNSIKENLLKDPVSIEIKKDEQSVELIKQSAYHVHPDRKGVLLRYLIKNHNMQQVLVFVSSKKRADNVAVKLNKNGIEAAAFHGDKSQGGRMDALKKFKTGKLRVLVATDLAARGIDIQFLPFVINYELPRSPIDYVHRIGRTGRAESPGEAITLLCEEDNHHFGVIQKKMKKQVPVIETNDLDLKGY